GCCGATGAAGCCGCCCGCCTTGTCCAGCTTGACGATCCAGCCCAGGCCCGCCTCCAGGGCGGTGTGCGCGTCGTCGATGTCGTTGCCGTAGAGCGCGTACTTCATCTCCGTGCGCAGCGAGTCGCGGGCGCCCAGGCCGCAGGGCTTCACCCCGTCCGGCTGCCCGGCCTCCAGGAGCGCGTCCCAGAGCTTCACGGCGTCGTCGCTGGCGCAGTACAGCTCGAAGCCGTCCTCGCCGGTGTAGCCCGTGCGGGAGATGATGGACTTCACGCCGGCCACCTCCCCTTCCGTGAAGCGGTAGGTGCCCACCTTGGACAGGTCCGCCTTCGTCAGGCGCTGCACCAGCCCCACGGCCTTGGGGCCCTGGACGGCGATCTGCGCGTACTCATCCCCGCGGTCCACGGGGGTGACGCCTTCCGCGCGCGCCTTCATCCAGGCGAAGTCCTTCTCGCGGTTGCTGGAGTTGACGCAGATGAGGATGCGCTCGGGGCTGAAGCGGTAGGCGACGACGTCGTCCACGAAGCCGCCCAGGTCGTTGAGCAGGCCCGCGTATACGGCCTGGCCGTCCTGGCAGCGGGCCAGGTCGTTGGAGATGAGCCGGTTCACCGTCTCCAGCGCGCCGGGGCCGGAGAACTCAATCTCCCCCATGTGGGAGACGTCGAACAGGCCGACGGCGGTGCGCACGGCCTCGTGCTCGGCGATGACGGAGGAGTACTGCACCGGCATGTCCCAGCCGACGAAGTCGACCAT
This genomic stretch from Corallococcus caeni harbors:
- the gcvT gene encoding glycine cleavage system aminomethyltransferase GcvT — encoded protein: MTRRTPLNEAHRKLGARMVDFVGWDMPVQYSSVIAEHEAVRTAVGLFDVSHMGEIEFSGPGALETVNRLISNDLARCQDGQAVYAGLLNDLGGFVDDVVAYRFSPERILICVNSSNREKDFAWMKARAEGVTPVDRGDEYAQIAVQGPKAVGLVQRLTKADLSKVGTYRFTEGEVAGVKSIISRTGYTGEDGFELYCASDDAVKLWDALLEAGQPDGVKPCGLGARDSLRTEMKYALYGNDIDDAHTALEAGLGWIVKLDKAGGFIGKDALVAQKAAGVPRKLVGFELTGAGIPRHGYPILKDGVRVGEVTSGTQGPTVKKPIGMGYVPTALATEGSTFDVEIRGRAVPAVVVKTPFLKKS